A single region of the Vicia villosa cultivar HV-30 ecotype Madison, WI linkage group LG4, Vvil1.0, whole genome shotgun sequence genome encodes:
- the LOC131597864 gene encoding uncharacterized protein LOC131597864: protein MFQKSNSEISSSSSAKEASHGIDDTGLDATVTGNMYSTPDDDFKSFLLQAKKEVQMRIKGDTSSLPKARGVKRKPNESLGEGISISSDVVITNSSIKVQPEKDRANHKAKHDHPHIRETQFIGEQATKIFAGTSSESLLVSSCEEKLEGVVQGVEAISPEKAYSLIVAYGLRVSQFGKSAQEEFIKTRDELIEVKDNLKAEKEKMDFTIEYL from the exons atgttTCAAAAAAGTAATTCTGAGATTTCATCGTCTTCCAGTGCCAAAGAAGCTAGTCATGGAATCGACGACACTGGTCTTGATGCTACTGTCACAG GTAACATGTATTCCACTCCCGATGACGACTTCAAGAGTTTCCTCTTGCAAGCCAAAAAGGAGGTGCAAATGAGAATCAAGGGTGACACTTCCTCTTTGCCTAAAGCGAGAGGTGTGAAGAGAAAACCCAATGAATCTTTAGGTGAAGGGATTTCTATTTCTTCTGATGTTGTCATTACAAATTCTTCGATTAAGGTTCAACCCGAGAAAGACAGAGCTAATCACAAGGCCAAACATGATCATCCACATATAAGAGAGACTCAATTCATAGGGGAGCAAGCAACCAAGATTTTTGCTGGTACTTCTTCTGAGTCGCTCCTCGTCTCTTCATGTGAGGAAAAATTGGAGGGTGTTGTTCAAGGCGTTGAGGCCATAAGTCCTGAGAAAGCTTATTCATTGATTGTAGCTTATGGTCTCAGAGTGTCCCAGTTTGGGAAATCTGCTCAAGAAGAATTCATCAAAACCAGAGATGAACTCATAGAAGTTAAAGATAATTTGAAGGCGGAGAAAGAGAAAATGGACTTTACTATTGAGTATCTATAA